The Corynebacterium renale genome includes a region encoding these proteins:
- a CDS encoding MerR family transcriptional regulator, with amino-acid sequence MSEQASNGVQATLFDVGPSDEVGYRVPIACQVAGITYRQLDYWARTNLVKPSIRSARGSGSQRLYSFRDILVLKIVKRLLDTGISLQNIRQAVERLRDRGVEDLAGITLVSDGATVYECRSANEVIDLLSDGQGVFGIAVPGIMKELTGTIAEFPAESVEPEAPAVFGVDELAERRRMRNSS; translated from the coding sequence ATGAGCGAACAGGCGTCTAACGGAGTACAGGCAACACTCTTCGACGTTGGACCATCCGACGAAGTTGGATACCGAGTCCCCATCGCCTGCCAAGTCGCTGGCATTACCTACCGGCAGCTCGATTACTGGGCACGCACCAATTTGGTGAAGCCATCTATCCGCAGTGCACGCGGATCTGGCTCCCAGCGCCTGTACTCATTCCGGGACATCCTGGTCCTCAAAATCGTTAAGCGTCTCCTCGACACTGGTATTTCATTGCAGAATATCCGCCAAGCGGTTGAGCGTCTGCGAGATCGTGGCGTCGAAGATTTAGCTGGTATTACGCTCGTATCTGATGGCGCAACCGTGTATGAATGCCGGTCCGCCAATGAAGTTATCGATCTTTTGTCCGACGGCCAAGGCGTATTCGGTATTGCAGTCCCCGGGATTATGAAAGAACTCACCGGCACCATCGCAGAATTCCCGGCAGAATCCGTAGAACCAGAAGCGCCCGCTGTTTTTGGCGTCGACGAACTTGCTGAACGTCGTCGTATGCGTAACTCTTCTTAA
- a CDS encoding bifunctional nuclease family protein, producing MGKPVALKIYGAKVLGPENFSCCVLGWEEEARIIPVWISPAQAAHIEARMSGHEPRRPEIHEVAGHIIRNFSDEPTVTLTNYFEGVFVATLNLGNGKSFDLKTSDAIILSLELDIPLYADPIVLREASLFIPAEEMEETLGFSIAKSESAEEIGESFDADEQGTSSDFEEFMKNLGVSEEDFKLDSEETPGTNETQEDSGEEGV from the coding sequence ATGGGTAAGCCTGTAGCATTGAAGATTTACGGCGCCAAAGTTCTTGGCCCCGAAAATTTTTCCTGCTGCGTGCTGGGTTGGGAAGAAGAAGCCAGGATAATCCCCGTATGGATAAGCCCAGCACAAGCCGCACATATTGAGGCGCGCATGTCTGGCCACGAACCTCGAAGGCCAGAGATACATGAAGTCGCGGGGCACATTATTCGCAATTTCAGTGATGAGCCAACTGTGACGTTGACAAACTATTTCGAGGGAGTGTTTGTAGCGACGCTAAATCTTGGCAACGGAAAGTCCTTCGACCTCAAGACCTCGGACGCCATCATCTTATCTCTTGAGCTCGATATACCGTTGTACGCGGATCCAATAGTATTGCGCGAAGCATCGCTTTTCATTCCCGCCGAAGAGATGGAAGAGACCCTGGGATTTTCCATCGCTAAATCCGAATCAGCGGAAGAAATAGGGGAATCCTTCGACGCCGACGAGCAAGGGACCTCGAGTGATTTTGAGGAGTTCATGAAGAACCTCGGGGTCTCTGAAGAAGATTTTAAACTCGATTCTGAAGAAACTCCTGGGACTAATGAAACTCAAGAGGACAGTGGGGAAGAAGGGGTATAA
- a CDS encoding MerR family transcriptional regulator, translated as MSAVSSSSAAQSRTSTKTTKPKTVSIGIVLEQLKAEFPDVTVSKIRFLESEGLVSPSRTASGYRRFSESDINRLRYVLTVQRDNYLPLKVIREQLEAMDAGNVTPLASAGVMVAPENFKAPAPVRITDSDLAEQTGTSPEFIADIVANKLISPDAAGYFGPDDVNVVRQAHAIAEYGYDMRHLRTVAQAARRQADLISAAVRPVAQAHDDVAHARAEELGQQLSALMVSLHGALLKEAVRKELG; from the coding sequence GTGAGCGCAGTGTCATCGTCATCCGCGGCGCAATCCCGGACGTCGACCAAAACCACCAAGCCCAAGACCGTGTCCATTGGGATTGTTCTTGAACAACTCAAGGCAGAGTTCCCCGATGTTACGGTGTCTAAGATTCGATTCCTTGAATCTGAAGGTTTGGTGTCTCCATCGCGTACCGCTTCGGGGTACAGGCGGTTTTCTGAAAGTGACATCAACCGTTTGCGCTATGTTCTCACGGTCCAGCGCGATAATTACTTGCCTCTGAAAGTTATTCGAGAGCAGCTTGAGGCCATGGATGCGGGTAACGTCACTCCGTTGGCTTCTGCCGGGGTCATGGTTGCACCGGAAAACTTTAAAGCACCGGCACCTGTCCGCATAACAGACTCTGATTTAGCGGAGCAAACTGGAACCTCGCCCGAGTTCATCGCAGATATTGTGGCGAATAAACTGATTAGCCCCGATGCTGCCGGATATTTCGGGCCCGACGATGTGAACGTTGTACGGCAAGCGCATGCCATTGCAGAATATGGGTACGACATGCGCCATCTGAGGACCGTTGCGCAAGCAGCACGACGTCAGGCCGACTTAATCTCAGCTGCGGTCCGGCCGGTTGCGCAAGCACACGACGATGTTGCACATGCTCGTGCTGAGGAGCTTGGTCAGCAACTTTCTGCCCTCATGGTGTCGTTGCACGGAGCGTTGCTTAAAGAAGCCGTACGGAAAGAACTGGGATAA
- the odhI gene encoding oxoglutarate dehydrogenase inhibitor Odhl gives MSNEQNNLEPQQVETTSVFRADLLKEMESGAASAPAQDSADNIPAGAALLVVKRGPNAGARFLLDQEVTTAGRHPEADIFLDDVTVSRRHAEFRQTDDGEYEVVDVGSLNGTYVNREPRNSEILSTGDEVQIGKFRLVFLAGPKK, from the coding sequence ATGAGCAACGAGCAGAACAACCTGGAGCCTCAGCAGGTCGAAACCACGTCAGTTTTTCGTGCCGATCTCCTCAAAGAAATGGAGTCGGGTGCTGCATCCGCGCCTGCACAGGACAGTGCAGATAATATTCCGGCAGGCGCCGCTCTGCTGGTGGTCAAGCGCGGGCCTAACGCTGGTGCCCGCTTCCTTCTAGACCAGGAAGTCACAACTGCGGGACGTCACCCTGAGGCGGACATTTTCCTCGATGATGTCACCGTTTCTCGCCGTCACGCAGAATTCCGTCAGACTGACGATGGTGAATACGAGGTTGTTGATGTGGGATCGCTGAACGGGACGTATGTCAACCGCGAGCCACGCAATTCCGAAATTCTTTCCACCGGCGATGAAGTTCAGATTGGCAAGTTCCGCCTAGTGTTTCTGGCTGGTCCAAAGAAGTAA
- the secA2 gene encoding accessory Sec system translocase SecA2 has translation MAAFDWFWKAMGAGTSRNQKRSRAISEKATGIIADLAQLSDKEVVSAARGALADGKVKDSATFLAALAVASERTLGLKPFPSQTQAVLRLVEGDVIQMATGEGKTLVGAMAATGFALLGKRVHVITVNDYLAQRDADWMGPLVEYFGVSVGAITEKKDHAQRAQAYSCDVVYGPVNEIGFDVLRDHQVTDRVDAVQQPADVAIVDEADSVLVDEALVPLVLAGSQPGKAPTGHITAVVGRLKEGEHYNTDEDRRNVFLTEDGANRVERELGIDSLYSDEHVGTTLVQVNLALHAHALLQRDVHYIVRDGKIQLIDASRGRVADLQRWPDGLQAAVEAKEGLDVTEGGRILDTMTLQALMRRYPMVCGMTGTAVEATDQLRQFYDLHVSVIDRDKPLQRFDEADRIYATMAEKNAAIVREIEVLHGEQRPVLVGTQDVAESEALAEALRHRGIEVNVLNAKNDAEEAAIIAEAGDLGRVTVSTQMAGRGTDIRLGGADGKDHDAVVAVGGLAVLGTSRHRTARLDNQLRGRAGRQGDPGLSLFFVSLEDDVVVAGGADESVVAHPEEDGLITAPRVQEFVEHCQRVTEGQLLEIHAQTWKYNQLLADQRDIIEKRRAQLLDTPKAWQELAERSPNRAAELGDLPTDVREHAAREIMLFHLDNEWAEHLEVMDDVRESIHLRAIARETPIDEYHRIAVREFKDLAQRAVDKAVQTFNTVLIDASGAHLDDEGLSRPSATWTYMVSDNPLSGGNSVISGIGNIFR, from the coding sequence ATGGCAGCGTTTGATTGGTTCTGGAAAGCGATGGGAGCGGGGACGTCGCGCAACCAAAAACGCAGCCGGGCAATCTCCGAGAAAGCTACTGGAATCATCGCTGATTTAGCGCAACTCAGCGATAAGGAAGTTGTTTCAGCTGCGCGCGGTGCGCTTGCCGATGGCAAAGTGAAAGATTCAGCGACCTTCCTCGCCGCATTAGCCGTTGCCTCTGAACGCACCCTCGGGTTGAAACCATTTCCGTCGCAGACGCAAGCGGTCCTCCGCCTCGTGGAGGGTGACGTCATACAGATGGCTACAGGTGAGGGCAAGACCTTGGTGGGGGCAATGGCCGCGACCGGGTTTGCTCTTTTGGGCAAGCGCGTTCACGTTATCACCGTGAACGACTATTTGGCCCAGCGCGATGCTGATTGGATGGGGCCACTCGTGGAGTATTTTGGCGTTAGTGTCGGGGCGATTACGGAAAAGAAGGATCATGCGCAGCGCGCCCAGGCCTACTCGTGCGACGTTGTGTACGGCCCCGTGAACGAAATTGGTTTCGACGTATTGCGCGATCATCAAGTCACTGACCGTGTCGATGCAGTGCAGCAACCCGCTGACGTTGCAATTGTGGATGAGGCGGACTCAGTGCTCGTGGACGAAGCTCTCGTTCCGCTTGTGCTTGCTGGTAGTCAGCCGGGTAAGGCGCCGACCGGTCATATCACTGCGGTCGTTGGCCGGCTCAAGGAAGGGGAGCACTACAACACCGACGAGGATCGCAGAAATGTGTTTCTCACCGAGGACGGTGCTAACCGCGTGGAGCGGGAACTTGGCATTGACTCGCTCTACAGTGACGAACACGTCGGCACCACACTGGTCCAAGTGAACCTGGCCCTGCACGCCCATGCCCTGCTGCAACGCGATGTCCACTACATTGTCCGGGATGGAAAAATTCAGCTTATCGACGCCTCTCGGGGCCGTGTCGCTGATCTTCAAAGGTGGCCGGACGGCCTGCAAGCCGCAGTGGAAGCTAAGGAAGGCCTCGATGTGACTGAGGGCGGTCGCATCCTCGACACCATGACACTCCAAGCGCTCATGCGGCGCTACCCGATGGTCTGCGGCATGACCGGCACAGCTGTAGAAGCAACCGACCAGCTGCGCCAGTTCTATGACCTGCACGTGTCGGTCATCGACCGAGATAAGCCACTCCAGCGTTTCGACGAAGCCGACCGAATCTACGCCACTATGGCAGAAAAGAATGCCGCGATCGTGCGCGAAATTGAGGTCCTGCACGGGGAGCAGAGACCAGTGCTCGTCGGCACGCAGGACGTCGCGGAATCGGAAGCTCTTGCGGAAGCATTGCGTCACCGAGGCATCGAGGTCAACGTGCTCAATGCAAAGAATGACGCCGAAGAAGCCGCGATTATCGCCGAGGCCGGCGACCTTGGGCGCGTGACCGTATCCACCCAAATGGCCGGCCGAGGCACCGACATCAGACTCGGAGGCGCAGACGGCAAAGACCACGACGCAGTCGTCGCCGTGGGTGGTCTAGCGGTGCTTGGTACGTCGCGTCACAGGACGGCGCGTTTGGATAATCAGCTCCGTGGACGTGCCGGCCGTCAGGGCGATCCGGGGCTATCGCTTTTCTTCGTGTCTTTGGAGGACGACGTAGTCGTTGCCGGTGGAGCCGACGAAAGCGTCGTTGCGCATCCTGAGGAGGACGGCCTGATCACTGCACCACGGGTCCAAGAATTTGTTGAACACTGTCAGCGTGTTACTGAGGGGCAGCTTTTGGAAATTCACGCGCAGACATGGAAATACAACCAGCTGCTGGCTGATCAGCGGGATATCATCGAAAAGCGTCGCGCCCAACTTCTGGACACCCCCAAAGCATGGCAGGAGCTCGCTGAGCGGAGCCCTAACCGTGCAGCGGAGCTTGGGGATCTTCCCACCGATGTACGCGAGCATGCAGCCCGCGAAATTATGCTTTTTCACTTGGACAACGAGTGGGCCGAGCACCTTGAGGTCATGGATGACGTCCGTGAATCCATCCATTTGCGTGCAATAGCCCGCGAGACTCCCATTGACGAGTACCACCGAATCGCGGTGCGCGAATTTAAGGACCTAGCTCAACGGGCAGTCGACAAAGCAGTGCAGACCTTTAACACGGTGCTTATCGACGCCTCCGGTGCCCACCTTGATGATGAAGGCCTTTCGCGTCCTTCTGCAACGTGGACCTATATGGTTTCCGACAATCCCTTGTCGGGAGGCAACTCCGTTATTTCAGGCATAGGTAATATTTTCCGTTAG